From a single Rutidosis leptorrhynchoides isolate AG116_Rl617_1_P2 chromosome 5, CSIRO_AGI_Rlap_v1, whole genome shotgun sequence genomic region:
- the LOC139848906 gene encoding probable WRKY transcription factor 26 produces the protein MEAYCDNRSPPPLKRHVPPMLTLPLRSSLDTLIPGLSPGPMTLVSNFFAEHYPDTDLISCSQLLAQVLPSPIAPNPIAPLINHEELSTTCQKVSEECKKNRQNIAPQSSISEAESIVCVSKPASDGYKWKKYGQKQVKTSELPRCYYKCSINDCPVTKKVGHFLNGNVSDIIYTGQHNHEPPLRLKQAKYDPAMDHDTSVVDELAYDRQQSNNITPNEVNTYERKRKMEASVDQVSVSKVIISEPKIVVQTRSEIDILDDGFKWRKYGQKVVKGNTFPRGYYRCAYAGCKVRKHVERVVSDPKSVVTTYEGKHKHDIPVIAKPSSSDVTTTKNAEPYLLQLKEEKIMT, from the exons ATGGAGGCCTACTGCGATAACCGGTCACCACCACCACTAAAACGTCATGTTCCGCCAATGTTAACACTCCCATTACGGTCTTCTTTAGATACCTTAATCCCCGGGCTTAGCCCAGGGCCCATGACACTCGTTTCCAACTTTTTCGCTGAACATTACCCGGACACTGATCTAATCTCTTGCTCACAACTTCTTGCACAAGTCTTACCTTCCCCTATTGCACCGAATCCGATTGCTCCTCTGATTAACCATGAAGAATTATCCACTACTTGTCAAAAAGTTTCAGAAGAATGCAAGAAAAATCGACAG AATATTGCTCCTCAGTCTAGTATTTCAGAGGCTGAATCTATAGTGTGTGTATCTAAGCCCGCTAGCGATGGGTACAAATGGAAGAAATACGGGCAGAAACAGGTGAAGACAAGTGAACTTCCTCGTTGCTACTACAAATGCTCGATAAATGATTGTCCTGTGACGAAAAAAGTTGGGCATTTTCTTAATGGGAATGTTAGTGACATCATCTATACAGGTCAACATAACCATGAGCCACCTCTGCGTCTTAAACAGGCCAAATATGATCCAGCTATGGATCATGACACGAGCGTTGTAGATGAACTAGCGTATGACCGTCAACAAAGTAACAACATCACGCCTAATGAAGTCAATACTTATGAGAGAAAAAG GAAGATGGAAGCGTCCGTTGACCAGGTCAGCGTGTCTAAAGTGATAATAAGTGAACCGAAAATTGTGGTTCAGACAAGAAGTGAAATCGATATTTTAGACGATGGATTCAAGTGGCGAAAATATGGGCAAAAAGTGGTGAAGGGGAATACTTTTcccag GGGTTACTATAGATGTGCGTATGCAGGTTGCAAGGTGCGAAAACATGTGGAGAGGGTTGTTTCAGACCCGAAATCTGTTGTAACTACTTATGAAGGCAAGCATAAACATGACATTCCTGTTATTGCAAAACCATCAAGTAGCGACGTTACAACAACTAAAAATGCCGAACCATATCTTTTGCAACTGAAAGAAGAGAAAATCATGACGTAG